The genome window AGCCGAGGCCGACCCGCAACAGCGAATAGGCCAGCTGAATGCCGATGCCCTTGTCGTTCGGCCCGGCGTCATAGAAGGGATCGGAGACATGCCGCCAGAGCTCGCCGAGGACGGCGGCCGGTGGCGGAAAGGCCGATTGTCCCTTCGCCTGCGGCCCGAGCAGCGCCGCCAGCTCGTCGCTCATTCCGCTGGTGTCCTCGCCGCCGCCGCCGACCGCGGCCTGCCAGAGGAGCAGGCCGACGGCCAGGATGACGACGGAGAGGAAGGCCGCGCGGGCCCGCAGGGCCTGGTGCGGCATCACGCGCTCCGCCGGATCGCGAAGGAACGCACGTAGGCCTCGGGCTCGTTTGGATCGAAGGTCTTGCCCATGATCTCATAGGACCGATAGGTCACCTCCGGCGGGGTCAGGCCCATTTCCGCCATGACGGTCTTGGCCTTGGTGGCCAGGTAGACCTGTTCGGCGATGGCCTTGTAGTCGAGATCGCCGTCGATGTAGCCCCAGCGCTTCATCTGGGTCAGGATCCAGACCGCCATCGAATGGTAGGGAAAGGGATCGAAGTCGATGCGGTCGGGAACCTTCTGGATGCCGCCCAGGCCGTCGGCGAAGGTGCCGGTCAGGACCTGCTCGACCACGGTCACCGGCTGGTTGAGGTAGTTGCGCGGTGCGATCGCGGCCGCGACCTCCTTGCGGTTCTCGGGACGCGAGGCGTACTGGGTTGCGTCGATAATCGCCTTGTAGAGCGCGATGAAGGTGTTGGGGTTCTCGTCCACGAAGGCCTGGCTGGCGGCGAAGGCGCAGCAGGGGTGGCCTTCCCAGATCTCCTTGGTCAGCTTGTGGATGTAGCCGACGCCATCGTAGACCGCACGCTGGTTGAAGGGATCCGGCGCCAGATAGCCGTCGACGTTGTCGGCCGCGAGGTTCGCCACCATTTCCGGCGGCGGCAGCACGCGGATCTGGATGTCCTGATCCGGATCGAGGCCGTGCTCGGCGACGTAGTACCGCAGCAGGAAATTGTGCATCGAGTAGTCGAAGGGCACGGCGAAGCGGAATCCCTTCCATTGCTTCGGATCGTTCTTGTCCTTGTGCTTGACCGAAAGCGTGATCGCCTGGCCGTTGATGTTCTCGACCGCCGGCATGGTCCAGGGCGTTGCGCTGGAGCCGGCGCCCAGGGTGATCGCCAAGGGCATGGGGGTGAGCATGTGCGCCGCGTCGTACTCTCCCGACAACGACTTGTCGCGGGCGACGGCCCAGCCGGCGGTCTTGATGACGTCCACGTCCAGGCCGTAGCGTTCGTAGAAGCCCATCGGGTGGGCCATGATGATCGGCGTGGCGCAGGTGATCGGCACGAAGCCCACGTTGAGCTTGGTCTTCTCCAGCTTGCCTCGGCTCTCGGCGGCCAGGGCCTTGGCCGCGGCCAGCGGAAAGAACTCGCTGATCGCCGCCAGCGCGGTCGCACCGCCGACCGCCTTCAGGAAAGCCCGACGCCGGGCGTTGCCGCCGAAGAGCCCCTCGAGCACCGCCGCTTCGACGCTGCGTTCCAGCGCTTCCTCGGTCGAGGAGACTTCGGGTCGCAGCGGGCCTTGGGACGCTCCTTCGGCCGCCCCTGCGGCCCGATCATCGCGGTCTGCCGCATCATGTTCCGCCTGGCTGCGGTGCCGTCCGCAGCTGCAGCCGGCGCCGATGTCGCTTTCTGCGTCGAAAGGGTCCTTGAAGCTCATTTGTTCCATCTCCCCGGAATTTCGCCTCGATCGCTTCCGGACCTCGCCACCCGTCTCCAAAAACACGACAAGCCGCATCCCGGGCCCGAGGTGGACCCTCCGATGCGGCTTTGCGTGGCCTCCTTTCCTTTTTCGGGCCTGCGGTCACAGACCCCCGGAAAGGTTTCGCCGGACCTTTTCCGAGCAAACGCCGTGCCAATCGGCCCAAGGTTTTGTAAACAATCAACTCGACGGCAGGCCGCCGGGTGTCATGGATGAAAAATCTCACCCCGCTGCCCAGGTGATGGGCAGTGGGTGTCACGATCGTGAGCAGTTTTGTCCCCGCGCCGGCGCCGATTTCGCCGCCCAGGGCGCCGGCCCGCGGTCGCTGTATCCACGCCGAGCAGCGTCTTGCGCTCGTCGCCGTTCCGAGGTCTTTATGCCGGTCCGATGTATCTGAGACCTTCACGCCGTCTGGGGTCTGACGGATGACCCCCGCCGCCCGCATCGCCGCCGCCATCGAGATCCTGGAGCAGGTCGAGGCCGCCGAGGCGCCGGCCGACAAGACGGTCACCGCCTATCTGCGTGCCCGCCGCTTCATCGGCGCCAAGGACCGCCGGGCGCTCGGCCAGCGGGTCTTCGCCCTGTTGCGGGCCCGGGCCCGGCTCGACTGGTGGTGCGCGCGGGCCGGCCTGGCGGCGGCGCAGGCGCGCCACCGGGTCCTGGCCGGCCTGCTGCTGATCGACGGCGAGAGTC of Kiloniellales bacterium contains these proteins:
- a CDS encoding CmpA/NrtA family ABC transporter substrate-binding protein, with product MSFKDPFDAESDIGAGCSCGRHRSQAEHDAADRDDRAAGAAEGASQGPLRPEVSSTEEALERSVEAAVLEGLFGGNARRRAFLKAVGGATALAAISEFFPLAAAKALAAESRGKLEKTKLNVGFVPITCATPIIMAHPMGFYERYGLDVDVIKTAGWAVARDKSLSGEYDAAHMLTPMPLAITLGAGSSATPWTMPAVENINGQAITLSVKHKDKNDPKQWKGFRFAVPFDYSMHNFLLRYYVAEHGLDPDQDIQIRVLPPPEMVANLAADNVDGYLAPDPFNQRAVYDGVGYIHKLTKEIWEGHPCCAFAASQAFVDENPNTFIALYKAIIDATQYASRPENRKEVAAAIAPRNYLNQPVTVVEQVLTGTFADGLGGIQKVPDRIDFDPFPYHSMAVWILTQMKRWGYIDGDLDYKAIAEQVYLATKAKTVMAEMGLTPPEVTYRSYEIMGKTFDPNEPEAYVRSFAIRRSA
- a CDS encoding rRNA cytosine-C5-methylase gives rise to the protein MTPAARIAAAIEILEQVEAAEAPADKTVTAYLRARRFIGAKDRRALGQRVFALLRARARLDWWCARAGLAAAQARHRVLAGLLLIDGES